In Corynebacterium afermentans subsp. afermentans, a genomic segment contains:
- a CDS encoding DNA recombination protein RmuC, which translates to MSTATVLLLLATGLLAGFIAGVFTGAAWMRRSTPQQPPQDLRPVARALKDMREQLEEMDKQQAVSASSLAGQVQAIGRTSARLGDRTDQLITALRSPQTRGRWGEIQLERVVELGGMLEHVDFDTQEHMLIDGSRVRPDMIIRLTQGRNIVVDAKVPFQAYLDALGTEDPEERQAFMRRHAHLVRAHVDTLSAKSYIEAFQPTPEFVVLFVPADPFLDAALSIDPELLDYAFARDVVIATPTTLFALLRTVALGWRQESLNHAAKEIQRLGGQLHQRLATMAEHYNRVGASLDKAVEAYNATLASMDSRVMVTARKLEEAQVPSRRGEAPALKPVSSRARHAAENTGE; encoded by the coding sequence ATGTCGACCGCCACCGTGCTTTTGCTCCTCGCCACCGGCCTGCTCGCGGGCTTCATCGCCGGCGTGTTCACCGGCGCCGCCTGGATGCGCCGCTCCACCCCGCAACAGCCGCCGCAGGACCTGCGCCCAGTCGCCCGCGCGCTGAAAGACATGCGCGAGCAGCTCGAAGAGATGGACAAGCAGCAGGCCGTCTCCGCGTCCTCGCTGGCGGGCCAGGTCCAGGCGATCGGGCGCACGTCCGCACGCTTGGGCGACCGCACCGACCAGCTCATCACCGCCCTGCGCTCCCCGCAAACCCGCGGCCGCTGGGGCGAAATCCAGCTCGAGCGGGTGGTTGAGCTCGGCGGCATGCTCGAGCACGTCGACTTTGACACCCAGGAGCACATGCTTATCGACGGCTCACGTGTCCGCCCCGACATGATCATCCGCCTCACACAGGGCCGAAACATCGTCGTCGACGCGAAGGTGCCCTTCCAGGCGTATTTGGATGCGCTCGGCACCGAGGACCCGGAGGAGCGCCAGGCGTTCATGCGCCGCCACGCCCACCTGGTGCGCGCGCACGTGGACACCTTGTCGGCGAAGTCCTACATTGAGGCGTTCCAGCCCACCCCGGAGTTTGTAGTGCTGTTCGTGCCGGCGGACCCGTTTCTGGACGCCGCGCTTTCCATCGACCCCGAGCTTCTGGATTACGCCTTTGCCCGAGACGTGGTCATCGCCACCCCCACCACCCTGTTCGCGCTGCTGCGCACTGTGGCGCTGGGGTGGCGGCAGGAATCGCTGAACCACGCAGCGAAGGAGATCCAGCGCCTGGGCGGCCAGCTGCACCAGCGCCTCGCCACCATGGCGGAGCACTACAACCGGGTCGGCGCTTCGCTGGACAAGGCGGTGGAGGCGTACAACGCCACGCTGGCGTCGATGGATTCGCGCGTGATGGTCACCGCCCGCAAGCTCGAAGAGGCGCAGGTGCCGTCGCGGCGCGGCGAGGCCCCGGCACTGAAACCGGTCTCTTCGCGTGCCCGGCACGCCGCCGAGAACACCGGGGAGTAG
- the ychF gene encoding redox-regulated ATPase YchF codes for MSLTLGIVGLPNVGKSTLFNALTRNEVLAANYPFATIEPNVGLVELPDPRLDRLAEIFDSERVLPATVSFVDIAGIVKGASEGEGMGNAFLANIREADAICQVVRAFSNDNVIHVDGKVDPSSDIEVINTELILADLQTIEKALPRLEKDGRKDKDIAAQAEEAKKAQAVLEDGRTLFAASKGGEVDLALLHHLHLMTAKPFLYVFNSDEDVLTDDARKQELRDLVAPAEAVFLDAQTETELLELDDEDAAELLAAVGQDEPGLQTLAKAGFDTLGLQTYLTAGPKEARAWTIRKGDTAPKAAGVIHSDFEKGFIKAEIVGFDDLDAAGSMAEARAAGKVRQEGKDYVMVDGDVVEFRFNVT; via the coding sequence GTGAGCCTTACTCTTGGAATTGTCGGTCTGCCCAACGTTGGCAAGTCCACCCTGTTTAACGCCCTGACGCGCAACGAGGTGCTTGCCGCGAACTACCCGTTCGCCACCATCGAGCCCAACGTGGGCCTGGTGGAGCTGCCGGATCCGCGCCTGGACCGCCTGGCGGAAATCTTCGACTCGGAGCGCGTGCTGCCCGCCACGGTGTCCTTCGTAGACATCGCCGGCATTGTCAAGGGCGCCTCCGAAGGCGAAGGTATGGGCAACGCGTTTCTGGCCAACATCCGCGAGGCGGACGCGATCTGCCAGGTCGTGCGCGCGTTTTCCAACGACAACGTCATCCACGTCGACGGCAAAGTCGACCCGTCCTCGGACATCGAGGTCATCAACACCGAGCTGATCCTCGCCGACCTGCAGACCATTGAAAAGGCCCTGCCGCGCCTGGAAAAGGACGGCCGCAAGGACAAGGACATCGCCGCCCAGGCCGAGGAGGCCAAGAAGGCCCAGGCCGTGCTCGAAGACGGCCGCACGCTCTTCGCCGCCTCCAAGGGCGGGGAAGTGGACCTTGCGCTGCTGCACCACCTGCACCTGATGACGGCGAAGCCGTTCCTCTACGTGTTCAACTCCGACGAGGACGTCCTCACCGACGACGCGCGCAAGCAGGAGCTACGCGACCTGGTCGCCCCCGCCGAGGCGGTGTTCCTGGATGCCCAGACTGAGACGGAGCTTTTGGAGCTTGACGACGAAGACGCCGCCGAGCTCCTCGCCGCCGTCGGCCAGGACGAACCGGGCCTGCAGACCCTGGCGAAGGCCGGCTTCGACACCCTCGGCCTGCAGACCTACCTCACCGCAGGCCCGAAGGAGGCCCGCGCCTGGACGATCCGCAAGGGCGACACCGCCCCGAAGGCCGCCGGCGTGATCCACTCCGACTTTGAAAAGGGCTTCATCAAGGCCGAGATCGTCGGTTTCGACGACCTGGACGCGGCCGGCTCCATGGCCGAGGCCCGCGCCGCCGGCAAGGTCCGCCAGGAAGGCAAGGACTACGTCATGGTCGATGGCGACGTCGTGGAGTTTCGTTTCAATGTAACCTAA
- a CDS encoding recombinase family protein, which yields MTTRAAIYLRISLDAAMDGLAIDRQRQDCEALAEQRGWDVVHTYVDQSISASKKDVDRPDYDAMVASFERGEIDAIICWDLDRLTRQPAQLEEWIDRAEEQGLKLVTANGDADLATDGGRMYARIKAAVARGEIERKSMRQSRAQQQRAEQGRWYSGGVRPIGYTSTGEIIPSEAAAVLGMFRAVERGNSMRDIARALSGVDQPGLPDIPTTPRHMHTVITERNARRRAAGQEEKSVPDAQPWAYTSLHSILRNPVYAGYSTYKKAKRKGVKNKYRRVTHIVRDPDTGEPVKGQWEPIVTPDLWWRVQNVLDDPDRLTNKERRNTRRHLGSGLYVCDECGNPVHTHADRYRCAACGLVRTHSVDDFVLAVIRARLGRDDLADLLPTADDDEVDAIDDELAELRAKLARVQADYDEELIEARDLKRARNRYEPQIEKLETRRARLAGASALLDTTGYASPVDAFDNAELAVQRRVINTLCQVRLRRGVRGTKTFNPESVQIVWN from the coding sequence ATGACTACACGTGCTGCTATTTACCTCCGTATCTCGCTAGATGCTGCCATGGACGGCCTCGCCATCGACCGGCAGCGTCAGGACTGCGAAGCCCTCGCCGAGCAACGCGGCTGGGACGTCGTGCATACCTACGTCGATCAATCGATCTCTGCATCAAAGAAGGACGTGGACCGTCCCGACTACGACGCGATGGTGGCGTCCTTTGAGCGCGGCGAGATCGACGCGATCATTTGCTGGGACCTCGACCGCCTCACACGACAGCCCGCGCAGCTCGAAGAGTGGATCGACAGGGCGGAAGAGCAGGGGCTGAAACTCGTCACCGCGAACGGTGATGCTGACCTTGCCACCGACGGCGGCAGAATGTACGCGCGTATCAAAGCAGCCGTGGCGCGCGGCGAGATCGAACGCAAAAGCATGCGCCAATCCCGTGCGCAACAGCAGCGCGCCGAGCAGGGCCGCTGGTACTCCGGCGGTGTGCGCCCGATCGGCTACACCTCCACCGGCGAGATCATCCCATCCGAAGCCGCCGCCGTGCTCGGTATGTTCCGCGCTGTCGAGAGGGGCAACTCCATGCGCGACATTGCGCGCGCCTTATCTGGGGTCGATCAACCGGGCTTGCCGGACATTCCGACCACGCCGCGCCATATGCACACCGTGATCACAGAGCGCAACGCACGCCGTCGCGCTGCTGGCCAGGAAGAAAAGTCGGTTCCCGACGCGCAGCCGTGGGCTTACACGTCGTTGCACTCGATCCTGCGCAACCCCGTGTATGCCGGTTACTCCACCTATAAGAAGGCCAAGCGCAAAGGCGTGAAGAACAAATACCGCCGTGTCACGCATATCGTCCGCGACCCCGATACCGGCGAGCCGGTGAAAGGGCAGTGGGAGCCGATCGTCACACCCGATTTGTGGTGGCGTGTGCAAAACGTGCTCGATGATCCCGACCGGCTGACAAACAAGGAGCGCCGGAACACTCGCCGCCATCTCGGTTCGGGTCTGTATGTCTGCGACGAGTGTGGCAACCCCGTGCACACGCATGCCGACCGCTACCGCTGCGCGGCCTGTGGCTTAGTGCGCACTCACAGCGTCGATGATTTTGTGCTCGCCGTGATCCGCGCCCGCCTTGGCCGTGACGACCTAGCAGACCTGTTGCCAACTGCGGATGACGACGAGGTCGACGCCATCGACGACGAACTCGCTGAGCTTCGCGCAAAGCTCGCCCGCGTCCAGGCTGACTACGACGAGGAGCTTATCGAGGCCCGTGACCTCAAGCGCGCGCGAAACCGTTATGAGCCGCAGATCGAGAAACTCGAAACGCGCCGTGCCCGCCTTGCTGGCGCATCGGCGCTGCTCGACACAACCGGCTACGCCTCGCCCGTGGACGCCTTCGACAACGCAGAGCTTGCCGTGCAGCGTCGAGTCATCAACACCCTGTGCCAGGTGCGCC
- a CDS encoding AI-2E family transporter, translating into MSEPIQTPVRDDRVDRNVVFNDWIASAAKFTLRILVIAVFLYAVGQLIGAFWAGFLPVVLALIVCTVLAPIAAALRRHRVPSSLAALLTMLLFFGVLAFIGMLIAPDLVGQSRLLYIQAFEGIQRLQLWAQGPPLNMDPENLNEGVNEIQRWIQNQAGAIAGGVFSGINTAAGLSVTLMVLFVLTFFFLKDGHRFLPWLRSATGGRTGLYLTELLTRAWNTLSGFIRAQAVCSLVDAIIIGTGIAIVGVPMAFTLALITFVAGFIPIVGAVVAGALAVLIALVTLGFTKALIVLAIVLATQQLEGNVLSPMLQSRAMNLHPVIVLVSVTVGGALFGLVGGFFAVPAAAMVAVAYRYLLEVLRINAGELGAHDIEFATDEGRVIAEIVEKESVHKRQEWRGEREWVNAPVADEETDERTERFGTSSLRKLRDSGLERLRGWQSGDSSKDTPGEHMSEPER; encoded by the coding sequence GTGAGTGAACCGATCCAGACCCCCGTGCGCGACGACCGCGTGGACCGCAACGTTGTGTTCAACGACTGGATCGCTTCCGCGGCGAAGTTCACGCTGCGCATCCTGGTCATCGCCGTGTTTTTGTACGCGGTGGGCCAGCTCATCGGCGCGTTTTGGGCAGGCTTTTTGCCGGTCGTGCTCGCGCTCATCGTGTGCACCGTGCTCGCCCCCATCGCAGCTGCCTTACGACGCCACAGGGTCCCCTCCAGCCTCGCAGCCCTGCTGACGATGCTGTTGTTCTTCGGGGTGCTGGCGTTTATCGGCATGCTCATCGCCCCCGACCTGGTGGGGCAATCGCGCCTGTTGTATATCCAGGCGTTCGAGGGCATTCAGCGCCTGCAGCTGTGGGCGCAGGGCCCGCCGCTGAACATGGACCCGGAAAACCTCAACGAGGGCGTCAACGAGATCCAGCGGTGGATCCAGAACCAGGCGGGCGCGATCGCCGGCGGGGTGTTCTCCGGCATCAACACCGCGGCCGGGCTGTCGGTGACGCTGATGGTGCTGTTCGTGCTCACCTTCTTCTTCCTCAAGGACGGCCACCGCTTCCTGCCGTGGCTGCGCTCCGCCACCGGCGGCCGCACCGGCCTGTACCTGACGGAGCTGCTCACCCGCGCCTGGAACACCCTGTCCGGCTTCATCCGCGCGCAGGCGGTGTGCTCCCTGGTGGACGCGATCATCATCGGCACCGGCATCGCGATCGTGGGCGTGCCAATGGCGTTCACGCTCGCGCTGATCACGTTTGTGGCCGGCTTCATCCCGATCGTCGGCGCCGTGGTGGCAGGCGCGTTGGCGGTGCTGATCGCGCTGGTCACACTCGGGTTCACCAAGGCGTTGATCGTACTGGCGATCGTGCTGGCCACCCAGCAGCTGGAGGGCAACGTGCTCTCCCCCATGCTGCAGTCGCGCGCGATGAACCTGCACCCGGTGATCGTGCTGGTCTCCGTGACCGTCGGCGGCGCACTGTTCGGCCTTGTCGGCGGTTTCTTCGCGGTGCCGGCTGCGGCGATGGTCGCGGTGGCGTACCGCTACCTGCTGGAGGTGCTGCGCATCAACGCCGGCGAGCTGGGAGCGCACGACATCGAGTTCGCCACCGACGAGGGCCGCGTCATCGCGGAGATCGTGGAGAAAGAGTCCGTACACAAACGCCAGGAGTGGCGCGGCGAGCGCGAATGGGTCAACGCGCCCGTGGCGGACGAGGAAACAGACGAGCGCACCGAGCGCTTCGGCACCTCCAGCCTGCGCAAACTGCGCGACAGTGGCCTTGAACGGTTGCGCGGGTGGCAGTCCGGCGACAGCAGCAAGGACACCCCAGGCGAACATATGAGCGAACCCGAGCGTTAG